A window of Bacilli bacterium PM5-9 genomic DNA:
ATTGGTGCATTATATTTAAATGATGAAAGTGAAAGAATTAATGAGTTAATAGAAATTATTGTTAAAGATATTAATGTTTTATAATGAAATTATCACTAAAATATTAGCGATTAGTTAGGAGTGAAGTTATGTATTGTTATGGTAAGAATACGATTAAAGGGTTAATTGAATCAAAAACACAATTTGAAGAGGTTTATATTTCCAATAAGTTTAAAGATGCTAATATGCTTAATTTTCTTGATAAAAATAGAATTAGGTATAAAAAAATAAGCGAAAATGAATTAAATAAGTTGAGTGATAATGCTAATCATCAGGGAATAATGGCTAAGATGTTTGAATATAATTATTATAATTTTGATCAAATGGTTTTAGATAATAAAGATAATGAAAATAGCTTAATTATTATTTTGGATGGCTTAGAAGATCCACAAAATTTTGGTTCAATAATAAGAAGTGCTGAAGCATTAAATGTTTCGGGTATTGTAATACCTAAAAATAGAAGTGTTAAAGTAAATCCAACAGTTGCTAAGGTTAGTACAGGTGCTATTAATGAAGTAAAAATTGCTCAAGTTACTAATTTAAGACAAGTGATTAGTAAGTTGAAGGAAGAGAATTATTGGGTTGTTGGGGCTCATATGGATACAGATACTCTTTATGATGAAATGGACTATAAAATGAAAATAGCTTTAGTTATTGGTTCAGAGGGTAAAGGAATATCAATGCAATTAAAAAAAGAATGTGATTATTTAGTTAAATTACCGATGTATGGTAAAGTATCAAGTTTGAATGCTGCAGTAAGTGCCGCAATTATTATGTATGAAATAAATAGTAATAGACATAAATAATTGGGGGAGTATATATGCAGTTAAATGATTATGAATTATTATACTATTGTTATCAAGAAAACGAATTTAGTTTTGAGTTATTAGCAAATAAATATGAAAGGTATATATATTACATAATCAATTTATATAAGAAAAAATATTTCTTTTTTTCAAGTGAAGATATTGACTTGCATAATGAAGCATTAATTTTATTGTATGAATGTGTTTATTCATATCGTGATGATCTTAATGTTAAATTTTCAAGTTATTTCTTAGCTTGTTTAAAGAAGAAATATCTTTTTTTAATTAGAAATCTAACAAATAATAAAAATAAAACTCATGCACTTGCTATGTCGCTAGATAGTTGTCCAAGCAATAATGATTTAGATTTATATAGTGTTATTAGCAATAATGATTTATCGATTGCTGAACAAGTTTATAATGATTATTTAGTTGGTGATGCAATTAAAATAATGAAGAATACTTTAAGTGAATTAGAAAATAAAATAATTTTTTATTATTTACATGGATATTCATATAATGACATTTCAATGATGCTAGGAGTTGAAAATAAGAAAATAGACAACACTATTCAAAAGTATAAAAAATTAGTAAGGAAAGCTGTATAGCTTAATTTAAGGTGATTTTATGATTAGAGAATTTAAAAGTGAAGATATAGATGAAATAATGAATATATGGTTAGCTTCTAATATTGATGCTCACAAGTTTATTGATGAAAAATATTGGATAAGCAAATATAATGATGTTAAAGAAAGTATTTTAAATGCTGAAATTTATGTTTGTGATAAAAATGGTATTAGAGGGTTTGTTGGTATTGTTGACTTTTATATAGCTGGATTATTTGTTAAAAAAGAATTTAGAAAACAAGGTATTGGAAAAGAATTACTTGAATTTATAAAGGAAAAAAGAAGTTTTCTAAAATTAGATGTATATGAATTAAATGAAAATGCTTTAAGATTTTATTTAGATAATGATTTTGTTGTAATGAAAAAGTGTTTCAATGAAGAAACTGATTTTCAAGAACTTAGTTTATTGTGGGAAGATAGTAAAGATAATTAAAAAATATAAATATCATAATTTATTATTTTTTATCAAAAGCTATAGTGGACATTGGATAAAAAAGATTGCTTTTTAATGGTTAGTATGCTACAATTTGACATGTAAGACAAAGTAGTCTTTTTTATTTTGTCAAAGAAGGTGGAAATATGAGAGAAAAAGTAATTTTAGTATGTGAAAAATGCCTTTCAAGAAATTATTCAACATATAAAAATAAGGCAACATATACAAAAAGATTAGAAATTAAAAAGCATTGTCCAAAGTGCAATGAACATACAATTCATAAAGAAAGTAAGTAGAGAGGAAGAGAAAGATGTCTAAAATTAGTAAGTATTTTAAAAGCGTTTATGCAGAAGCAAAACGTGTTGAATGGCCAAGTGGTTCAAAATTAAAAAGCATGACATTAACAGTTTTAGGAGTATCAGCAGTTTTTGGTGTTATCTTCTTTATAATGGACATAGTTATTAACGGTATAATGGGAGCGATGGGAATATAATATGGAAAATCAAACTTCAGATAAAAAATGGTATGTTGTAACAACATATTCTGGTTATGAAAATAAAGTTAAAGAATATTTAGAAAGACGTATTGAAACAATGGGTCTTCAAGAATTAATTGAAAGAGTTATTGTTCCAGAAGTAGAGGAAAAAACTCCAGAAGGAAAAATAAAAATGAAAAAGATTTTCCCTGGATACGTCTTAATTCAAATGGAAATAACTGATGAAGCATGGTATATTGTCAGAAATACACCTAATGTTACTGGTTTTGTTGGTTCTAGTGGTGGTGGTGCTAAGCCAATTCCGCTAATGGATGATGAAATCAATGGAATTTTATATCAAATGGGATTAAACCAAATTAGCGTTGATTATGCAGTTGGTGATCTAGTAAAAGTATTAAATGGTCCATTTGCTGAAAACGAAGGTATTGTGCAAGATATTGATACTACAAAAGAAACGGTTGAAGTTTTAATTAATTTATTTGGTCGTGAAACACCAACTGAATTAGCAATCAATCAAGTAAAAAAAGTTTAGCCAGATTTTTTCTGCGCTTTTTTTTATAAGAAAGGGGAATTAAGGTATGTTTAGAAGAGATGAAGATTTTGATGAAGTAGAAAATTACAAAAGACAAAGACAGATGAATGAAGAGCTTGTAAAAGCAAATGATGATCGTTTTAGTAATAGAAATGATTATAAAAAAAATAAATCAACAAATGATAATGAGCTAATGGATGAAAATAAAGATTTTGTTGAAAAAGAAAAAGATGTAAAAACAACAACAGAAAAAAGATTTGAAAATAAGGCACCAAATAATAGTAAAAAAAGCAATTCAAATCTAGGTAGTGTTATTGTGTATATAATTATTGCGATATTTTGTGTTGGGGGATTTATTTCTGGATTAATAGATGATGAATACTATGAGTATAGTGAAGATAATACTGAATCTACTTCTCTTGCTTCAGGATATCTTGTTGAAAATAAAAAAATTAGTTCAACTGAGTTTGTTAAATTGTATAAAAAAGCCAAAAAAAATCGAATTAAATATGATAAGGCAACTAAAAATTACCTATCTGGTAATTATGATAAGCCACATGTTGTTAATACAATTTATATAAGCAATGAATACGATAGTTTTATGGATAAAGATTATTATTGTATAGCAAGTAATAAAGAAGATGAAGATAAAGAAATTTATAGATGTGCTAGTGTAAATATTTATGAAGAAATGACACAACCAGCCGATTTTGTAAAAGCAGTTGAAAATCAAGAATTTGATTTAACTGATTACACTATTTATTCATCAGAAAGTAAAGATATCTATTATATAAATGGGTTTTATTATTCAAAAGAATTATGTGATTTAATTGTTAAATGGGAGAAAAATAAAAAATTCTAGGTTGTCGGATTTTTAGAAAAATAATTCTTGCATTTAATTCAATTATGCGGTAAAATATATTAGTGCAAATGTGCATAGAAGTCGTGGAAGAACCTAGAAGGTTTGATTGACCACAGTACAACCAAAATTATCAGGAGGTGTGTATAACATGAAAAAGAAAGTACAATTAATTAAGAAAATTCAATTTCCAGCAATGCAAGCAAAACCTGGACCAGCACTTGCTTCAGCAGGTATTAATATGCCAGAATTTTGTAATGCGTTCAACGATAAAACAAAAAGTCGTGCTGGTGAAATCGTTCCTTGTATTATTACAATCTATGAAGATAAGTCATTTGACTTTGTCTTAAAAACTCAACCAGCTGCTAATATGATTTTAGCTGCAGCGGGAGTTAAAAAAGGTTCGGGTAGTCCAAAAGCTGAAAAAGTTGGAACAATTACTTATGAACAAGCAAAAGAAATCGGACAACATAAAATGGATGATTTAAATGCAAACGATGTTGATGCGGCTGCAAGAATTATTGCTGGTACTGCAAGAAACATGGGTATTGAAGTTGAAGGATTATAATAATATAAGTGATAATCTTTTGATGTGGGAGAACAATTCACTTAACCACTAAGGAGGAGAAAGAAATGGCAAAAAAATCTAAAAGATATAATGAAGCTTTAGCGCAAGTAGAAAAAGGAAAACTTTATGATATTGCTGAAGCCGTAGAATTATTAAAAAATGTTAGTAAAACAAAATTTGATGAAACAGTTGAAGTTGCCTTTAGATTAGGTGTTGATCCAAGACATGCTGATCAACAAATTAGAGCAGCAATGGTTTTACCTCATGGTACTGGGAAAACTCAAAAAGTTTTAGTAGTAACTCAAGGTGAAAAAATTAAAGAAGCAGAAGAAGCTGGTGCTGATTTTGTAGGAGGAAAAGAATTACTAGAAAAAATTCAAAAAGAAAACTGGTTTGAATTTGATGTAATTGTTGCTACTCCAGATATGATGGCTGAACTTGGAAAATTAGGTAAAGTATTAGGACCAAAAGGTTTAATGCCTAACCCTAAAACTGGAACAGTTACAATGGATCTTAAAAAAGCAATTGGTGAAATTAAAGCTGGTAAAGTAGAGTATCGTGTTGATAAAGAAGGTAATGTTCATGTGGGTATTGCTAAAATATCATTCGATGCTGAAAAAATTGTTGAAAACTTCAAGGCTATCTTTGAAGCAATCTTAAAAGCAAAACCATCAGCTGCTAAAGGTACATATATGAAAAATGTATCTATTACATCTACTATGGGTCCTGGAATTAAAATTAACACAGAAACAGTATTATAATCACGTAAGTGGTATAATATAAAAATCAATATACCAAAGACAGCAACGGAGCAATCTTAATAATGTTGCCGAGGTAAAGTTTAGATTACTTTAACTTGGCATTGTTTTGCCAAGTTTTTTATTGATATATTGATTGAAAAATAATCAATAGGAGGTGTCAAGATGAACGAAAATGTTTTAGAAGGAAAAAAAGCGGTTATTGAAGAGATTTCAACTAAAATTAATGATGCTGAATCAGTAGTGGTATTTGAATACCAAGGATTATCAGTTTCTGAGTTTGAAACATTAAGAACTCAATTAAGAGAAGAAAACGTTGATATTAAAGTATATAAAAACCGTTTAGCAAAATTGGCGATTGAAAAAACTGGTCATGAAGCAATGGGTTCTGAATTAGTTGGTCCAAATGCGATTGCATTTAGTAATGATGATGCAGTAGCAGGAGCAAGAATTATTTCAAAATTCGCAAAAGATCATGATTCAATTAAAATTAAGACTGGTATTGTTGAAGGAAATGTTGTTGAAGTTGATGTTATCAATGAACTTGCATCATTACCATCAAGAGATGGATTACTTTCAATGTTACTAAGCTGTTTACAAGCACCTGCAAGAGATACGGCAATGATCGTAGATGCAGTAGCAAAAAAAGTTGAAGAAACTGGAGTAGAAACAGCAAAAGAAATTATCGAAAAATAAAAAACAATATAGGAGGAAAATAAAATGGCTAAATTAAGCACAACTGAAATCATTGATTCATTAAAAGAAATGACAATGTTAGAATTAAATGAATTAGTAAAAGCAATCGAAGAGGAGTTTGGGGTAACTGCTGCTGCACCTGAAGCTGTAGCTGCTGCTGGATCAGCTGAAGCTGATGCTGCTCCATCTGAAGTAACTGTAACATTAACTGCTGCTGGTGGTTCAAAAGTTGGAGTTATTAAAATCGTTAGAGAAATTACAGGTTTAGGATTAGTTGAAGCTAAAGGATTAGTTGACAATGCACCAAGCCCAATTAAAGAAAATATTCCAGCTGAAGAAGCTGAAGGAATTAAAGCTAAATTAGAAGAAGCTGGAGCTTCTGTAGAAGTAGCGTAAATTTGAATG
This region includes:
- a CDS encoding large subunit ribosomal protein L33 (product_source=KO:K02913; cath_funfam=3.30.40.10; cog=COG0267; ko=KO:K02913; pfam=PF00471; smart=SM00184; superfamily=57829; tigrfam=TIGR01023), translated to MREKVILVCEKCLSRNYSTYKNKATYTKRLEIKKHCPKCNEHTIHKESK
- a CDS encoding putative acetyltransferase (product_source=KO:K03826; cath_funfam=3.40.630.30; cog=COG0456; ko=KO:K03826; pfam=PF13508; superfamily=55729) gives rise to the protein MIREFKSEDIDEIMNIWLASNIDAHKFIDEKYWISKYNDVKESILNAEIYVCDKNGIRGFVGIVDFYIAGLFVKKEFRKQGIGKELLEFIKEKRSFLKLDVYELNENALRFYLDNDFVVMKKCFNEETDFQELSLLWEDSKDN
- a CDS encoding transcriptional antiterminator NusG (product_source=KO:K02601; cath_funfam=2.30.30.30,3.30.70.940; cog=COG0250; ko=KO:K02601; pfam=PF00467,PF02357; smart=SM00738,SM00739; superfamily=50104,82679; tigrfam=TIGR00922) yields the protein MENQTSDKKWYVVTTYSGYENKVKEYLERRIETMGLQELIERVIVPEVEEKTPEGKIKMKKIFPGYVLIQMEITDEAWYIVRNTPNVTGFVGSSGGGAKPIPLMDDEINGILYQMGLNQISVDYAVGDLVKVLNGPFAENEGIVQDIDTTKETVEVLINLFGRETPTELAINQVKKV
- a CDS encoding large subunit ribosomal protein L11 (product_source=KO:K02867; cath_funfam=1.10.10.250,3.30.1550.10; cog=COG0080; ko=KO:K02867; pfam=PF00298,PF03946; smart=SM00649; superfamily=46906,54747; tigrfam=TIGR01632), producing the protein MKKKVQLIKKIQFPAMQAKPGPALASAGINMPEFCNAFNDKTKSRAGEIVPCIITIYEDKSFDFVLKTQPAANMILAAAGVKKGSGSPKAEKVGTITYEQAKEIGQHKMDDLNANDVDAAARIIAGTARNMGIEVEGL
- a CDS encoding 23S rRNA (guanosine2251-2'-O)-methyltransferase (product_source=KO:K03218; cath_funfam=3.30.1330.30,3.40.1280.10; cog=COG0566; ko=KO:K03218; pfam=PF00588,PF08032; smart=SM00967; superfamily=75217; tigrfam=TIGR00186); its protein translation is MYCYGKNTIKGLIESKTQFEEVYISNKFKDANMLNFLDKNRIRYKKISENELNKLSDNANHQGIMAKMFEYNYYNFDQMVLDNKDNENSLIIILDGLEDPQNFGSIIRSAEALNVSGIVIPKNRSVKVNPTVAKVSTGAINEVKIAQVTNLRQVISKLKEENYWVVGAHMDTDTLYDEMDYKMKIALVIGSEGKGISMQLKKECDYLVKLPMYGKVSSLNAAVSAAIIMYEINSNRHK
- a CDS encoding large subunit ribosomal protein L10 (product_source=KO:K02864; cog=COG0244; ko=KO:K02864; pfam=PF00466; superfamily=160369); this translates as MNENVLEGKKAVIEEISTKINDAESVVVFEYQGLSVSEFETLRTQLREENVDIKVYKNRLAKLAIEKTGHEAMGSELVGPNAIAFSNDDAVAGARIISKFAKDHDSIKIKTGIVEGNVVEVDVINELASLPSRDGLLSMLLSCLQAPARDTAMIVDAVAKKVEETGVETAKEIIEK
- a CDS encoding large subunit ribosomal protein L1 (product_source=KO:K02863; cath_funfam=3.30.190.20; cog=COG0081; ko=KO:K02863; pfam=PF00687; superfamily=56808; tigrfam=TIGR01169), producing MAKKSKRYNEALAQVEKGKLYDIAEAVELLKNVSKTKFDETVEVAFRLGVDPRHADQQIRAAMVLPHGTGKTQKVLVVTQGEKIKEAEEAGADFVGGKELLEKIQKENWFEFDVIVATPDMMAELGKLGKVLGPKGLMPNPKTGTVTMDLKKAIGEIKAGKVEYRVDKEGNVHVGIAKISFDAEKIVENFKAIFEAILKAKPSAAKGTYMKNVSITSTMGPGIKINTETVL
- a CDS encoding hypothetical protein (product_source=Hypo-rule applied; cath_funfam=3.30.200.20; superfamily=47095; transmembrane_helix_parts=Inside_1_85,TMhelix_86_108,Outside_109_271) encodes the protein MFRRDEDFDEVENYKRQRQMNEELVKANDDRFSNRNDYKKNKSTNDNELMDENKDFVEKEKDVKTTTEKRFENKAPNNSKKSNSNLGSVIVYIIIAIFCVGGFISGLIDDEYYEYSEDNTESTSLASGYLVENKKISSTEFVKLYKKAKKNRIKYDKATKNYLSGNYDKPHVVNTIYISNEYDSFMDKDYYCIASNKEDEDKEIYRCASVNIYEEMTQPADFVKAVENQEFDLTDYTIYSSESKDIYYINGFYYSKELCDLIVKWEKNKKF
- a CDS encoding preprotein translocase SecE subunit (product_source=TIGR00964; cath_funfam=1.20.5.1030; cog=COG0690; pfam=PF00584; tigrfam=TIGR00964; transmembrane_helix_parts=Inside_1_32,TMhelix_33_55,Outside_56_60), which translates into the protein MSKISKYFKSVYAEAKRVEWPSGSKLKSMTLTVLGVSAVFGVIFFIMDIVINGIMGAMGI
- a CDS encoding RNA polymerase sporulation-specific sigma factor (product_source=KO:K03091; cath_funfam=1.10.10.10,1.10.1740.10; cog=COG1595; ko=KO:K03091; superfamily=88659,88946; tigrfam=TIGR02937), translated to MQLNDYELLYYCYQENEFSFELLANKYERYIYYIINLYKKKYFFFSSEDIDLHNEALILLYECVYSYRDDLNVKFSSYFLACLKKKYLFLIRNLTNNKNKTHALAMSLDSCPSNNDLDLYSVISNNDLSIAEQVYNDYLVGDAIKIMKNTLSELENKIIFYYLHGYSYNDISMMLGVENKKIDNTIQKYKKLVRKAV
- a CDS encoding large subunit ribosomal protein L7/L12 (product_source=KO:K02935; cath_funfam=1.20.5.710,3.30.1390.10; cog=COG0222; ko=KO:K02935; pfam=PF00542,PF16320; superfamily=54736; tigrfam=TIGR00855) is translated as MAKLSTTEIIDSLKEMTMLELNELVKAIEEEFGVTAAAPEAVAAAGSAEADAAPSEVTVTLTAAGGSKVGVIKIVREITGLGLVEAKGLVDNAPSPIKENIPAEEAEGIKAKLEEAGASVEVA